From the Prunus dulcis chromosome 4, ALMONDv2, whole genome shotgun sequence genome, one window contains:
- the LOC117623769 gene encoding VQ motif-containing protein 4, protein METSPRHQQENPNPSLLPSPNSHSSNSSTSSTHSNNNGLQAPPTTPTPQPPKPITRSESANPYPTTFVQADTNSFKQVVQMLTGSSETAKQASSKPPNTCPDPHNKTHIPPIKSTPKKQQSGFKLYERRNSLKNLRINPLIPVFSSNASGFSPRNPEILSPSILDFPALVLSPVTPLIPDPFDRSGSANYWSNPNGCAHLNKEAEEKAIKENGFYLHPSPSTTPRESEPRLLPLFPTTSPRASGSSSS, encoded by the coding sequence ATGGAAACCTCGCCAAGACACCAACAAGAGAACCCAAACCCTTCTCTGCTTCCTTCTCCAAACAGCCACAGCTCCAACAGCAGCACAAGTAGCACCCACAGCAACAACAATGGACTTCAAGCTCCCCCAACAACTCCAACTCCCCAACCCCCAAAACCCATCACCAGATCCGAATCCGCCAACCCGTACCCCACCACCTTCGTCCAAGCCGACACCAACTCCTTCAAACAAGTCGTCCAAATGCTAACCGGATCCTCCGAAACCGCCAAGCAGGCCTCTTCAAAACCCCCCAACACCTGCCCAGACCCGCATAACAAAACCCACATACCACCCATCAAATCTACGCCCAAAAAGCAACAATCCGGGTTCAAGCTCTACGAGCGCCGAAACTCACTCAAGAACCTCAGAATTAACCCCCTAATCCCCGTCTTCAGTTCCAACGCCTCCGGCTTCTCTCCCCGAAACCCTGAGATTTTATCTCCGAGCATTCTCGATTTCCCGGCTTTAGTTCTCAGCCCGGTCACGCCGCTCATACCCGACCCGTTTGACCGGTCCGGGTCGGCCAATTACTGGTCGAATCCCAATGGGTGTGCCCATTTAAACAAGGAGGCTGAAGAGAAAGCCATTAAAGAAAACGGTTTTTACTTGCACCCGTCACCGAGCACGACCCCGAGGGAATCGGAGCCCCGACTGTTGCCTTTGTTCCCTACGACGTCGCCTAGAGCTTCaggttcatcttcttcttga
- the LOC117626135 gene encoding non-classical arabinogalactan protein 31-like codes for MGFGEARALVFVQLSVLLLSCFTVFGNVIDVLPPSSPPHHHVHYSHPVASPAHPPTHHHHHHPHPHPHPPTASPVHPPVHSPTHSPVHPPTHSPVHPPTHSPVHPPSHHHHHGHPPAHPPTHVPVQPPSHPPTHYAPPAHPPIQSPSHPPVHPPQFPPKKPFPRSFVAVQGVVYCKSCKYAGVDTLLGASPVLGATIKLQCNNTKYPLVVKTNTDKNGYFFITAPKTITTFGAHKCKIFLVSSPSATCSKPSDLHAGLSGAVLRPQKPFMSKKLPFLLYNVGPFAFEPKCH; via the exons ATGGGTTTTGGTGAAGCTAGAGCTCTAGTCTTTGTGCAGCTCTCAGTTCTTCTACTGAGTTGCTTCACTGTGTTTGGAAATGTAATTGATGTTTTACCCCCAAGCTCTCCTCCCCACCACCATGTTCACTATTCACACCCAGTAGCTTCCCCTGCACACCCACCAacacaccaccaccaccaccacccacaCCCACACCCACACCCTCCTACTGCCTCCCCGGTTCACCCACCGGTTCACTCTCCAACCCATTCACCGGTCCACCCTCCAACCCATTCACCAGTTCACCCTCCAACCCATTCCCCGGTCCACCCACCaagccaccaccaccaccatggcCACCCACCGGCTCATCCTCCTACTCACGTCCCGGTTCAACCCCCGAGTCACCCTCCAACCCACTATGCACCACCGGCTCACCCACCGATTCAGAGCCCAAGCCACCCCCCGGTTCACCCTCCGCAGTTCCCGCCTAAGAAACCTTTCCCAAGGAGCTTTGTAGCGGTGCAAGGCGTTGTTTACTGCAAGTCTTGCAAATACGCCGGCGTTGACACCCTCTTGGGCGCCTCCCCTGTTCTTG GAGCTACTATCAAGCTACAGTGCAACAACACCAAGTACCCATTGGTTGTGAAAACCAACACAGACAAAAATGGCTACTTTTTCATCACAGCACCCAAGACCATCACCACATTCGGAGCTCACAAGTGCAAGATCTTCCTCGTCTCATCACCCTCTGCCACTTGCTCTAAGCCCTCTGATCTCCATGCCGGTTTGAGTGGTGCAGTCTTGAGGCCACAGAAGCCTTTCATGTCCAAGAAACTCCCATTCCTTCTCTACAATGTTGGCCCATTTGCCTTTGAGCCCAAATGCCATTAG
- the LOC117626283 gene encoding transcription factor bHLH162, translating to MEQCPSSSRADRKTIEKNRRNQMKALYSKLNSLVPHQRSREVTSLPDQLDDAVNYIKKLQTNLEKMREKKEYLMGTEKSGNNNAGFVGGEVIGGLKSPQIEIEIQEMGSALQVVLITGLDYQFMFNESIRVLHEEGADIVNASFSIVEDTIFHTIHSQIGESAPGPVAARISERLKKLVNGRAGSF from the exons ATGGAGCAGTGCCCTAGTTCATCAAGAGCTGATAGGAAAACCATAGAGAAAAACCGGAGGAATCAAATGAAAGCCCTATACTCCAAGCTCAATTCTCTTGTTCCCCATCAACGTTCAAGG GAAGTGACATCGCTACCGGATCAGCTAGATGATGCTGTGAACTACATCAAAAAGCTACAGACGAACTTGGAGAAAATGAGGGAGAAGAAAGAGTACCTAATGGGAACTGAGAAGAGTGGAAATAATAATGCAGGGTTTGTTGGTGGTGAAGTAATAGGGGGCTTAAAATCACCACAGATTGAGATTGAGATTCAAGAAATGGGTTCAGCTCTACAGGTTGTTCTGATAACTGGGCTGGATTATCAGTTCATGTTTAATGAATCAATTCGCGTGCTTCATGAAGAGGGAGCCGACATTGTGAACGCCAGTTTTTCAATTGTTGAAGATACCATTTTCCACACAATACATTCCCAG ATTGGAGAGTCTGCACCAGGCCCCGTCGCAGCAAGGATATCAGAGAGACTGAAAAAGCTTGTAAACGGTAGAGCTGGTTCATTTTGA
- the LOC117624717 gene encoding eukaryotic translation initiation factor 3 subunit D-like, translating into MVEGFEVGGVPFNPDGWGPPDSATNPTTTSNLPLNVPFAPFSRADKLGRIADWTRTFNNPARSKNPADSVFDFSNDESFPASADDDASFRLVDGKPPPRPRFGPKWRFQQQRQLPHRRDEEVEAKKREAEKERARRDRQYNMNRSNVNVPRREAAVFKSSVDIQPEWNMLDQIPFSTFSKLSFSVPEPEDLLLCGGLEFYDRSCDRITPKNERRLERFKNRNFFKVTTTDDPVIRRLANEDKATVFATDTILSTLMCAPRSIYSWDIVVQRVGNKLFFDKRDGSQLDLLSVHETSQEPLPEAKDDINSAYSLSVEAAYINQNFSQQVLIRDGNKVTFDEPNPFANEGEEVASVAYRYRRWKLEEGMYLVARCEVQSVMEVNNQRSFLTLNALNEFDPKYSGVDWRQKLETQRGAVLATELKNNANKLAKWTAQALLASADLMKLGYVSRVHPRDHFNHVILAVVGYKPKEFASQINLNTNSMWGIVKSIVDLCMKLNEGKYVLVKDPSKPQVRIYEVPPDAFENDYVEEPLPEDEQVQPPTEDGQGAEPNAAANDVEDKEVEATQA; encoded by the coding sequence ATGGTCGAAGGCTTCGAAGTCGGAGGCGTCCCGTTCAATCCAGACGGGTGGGGCCCACCGGACAGCGCCACCAACccaaccaccacctccaaCCTCCCCCTCAACGTCCCCTTCGCCCCATTCTCCCGCGCCGATAAGTTGGGTCGGATCGCCGACTGGACCCGCACCTTCAACAACCCAGCCCGGTCCAAGAACCCGGCGGATTCAGTCTTCGACTTCTCGAACGACGAGTCGTTCCCTGCCTCCGCCGATGACGACGCCTCATTCCGTCTCGTCGACGGAAAGCCCCCGCCGCGCCCCAGGTTCGGCCCCAAATGGCGGTTCCAGCAGCAGCGGCAGCTACCTCACCGCCGCGACGAAGAAGTCGAAGCCAAAAAGCGGGAGGCCGAGAAGGAGCGGGCCCGCCGCGACCGGCAATACAACATGAACCGGTCCAATGTCAATGTCCCTCGCCGCGAAGCCGCGGTTTTCAAATCATCGGTCGATATTCAACCCGAGTGGAACATGCTGGACCAGATCCCTTTCTCCACATTCTCAAAGCTGTCGTTTTCGGTCCCAGAACCAGAGGACCTGCTCCTCTGCGGTGGGCTTGAGTTTTACGATCGGTCCTGCGATCGAATCACGCCCAAGAACGAGCGAAGACTCGAGCGTTTCAAGAATCGGAACTTCTTCAAGGTCACCACCACCGACGACCCAGTCATTCGCCGACTTGCAAACGAGGACAAAGCTACAGTATTTGCCACTGATACCATTCTCTCGACTCTCATGTGCGCGCCCAGGTCGATTTACTCTTGGGATATCGTTGTTCAGCGAGTAGGGAACAAGTTATTCTTCGATAAACGTGATGGGTCGCAGTTGGATTTGCTTTCGGTTCACGAGACATCTCAGGAGCCATTGCCTGAAGCCAAGGATGATATCAATTCTGCTTACTCCTTGAGTGTTGAGGCTGCTTATATTAACCAGAACTTCTCGCAGCAGGTTTTGATTAGGGATGGCAATAAGGTAACATTCGATGAGCCCAACCCATTTGCGAATGAAGGTGAGGAGGTTGCTTCTGTTGCGTATCGCTACAGAAGGTGGAAGCTTGAAGAAGGTATGTATCTGGTTGCGAGATGCGAGGTTCAGAGTGTCATGGAGGTCAACAATCAGAGGTCGTTTTTGACTCTGAATGCGCTTAATGAGTTTGATCCCAAGTATTCTGGTGTGGATTGGAGGCAGAAGTTGGAGACCCAAAGGGGTGCGGTTTTGGCCACTGAGCTTAAGAACAATGCTAATAAGTTGGCTAAATGGACTGCTCAAGCTCTTTTGGCCAGTGCGGATTTGATGAAGTTGGGTTATGTTTCGAGGGTTCATCCGCGTGATCACTTTAACCATGTGATTTTGGCTGTGGTTGGATATAAGCCCAAGGAATTTGCTTCGCAGATTAATCTGAACACGAACAGTATGTGGGGTATTGTGAAGTCTATTGTTGACTTGTGTATGAAATTGAATGAGGGCAAGTATGTGCTTGTTAAGGACCCGTCTAAGCCTCAGGTTAGGATCTATGAGGTCCCTCCAGATGCCTTTGAGAACGATTATGTGGAGGAGCCGTTACCGGAAGATGAGCAAGTTCAGCCACCTACAGAGGATGGGCAAGGTGCTGAGCCAAATGCTGCTGCAAATGATGTAGAGGATAAGGAGGTTGAGGCTACTCAAGCTTAA